From the genome of Lineus longissimus chromosome 8, tnLinLong1.2, whole genome shotgun sequence, one region includes:
- the LOC135492855 gene encoding tudor domain-containing protein 5-like isoform X1, with the protein MPTQGKADLLSSTKKKVRALLLSAKNGLLLREFITDYKDLIGQPFPYREIGFPTVESCLQEMKDVVWIQHQRNGDVKLRGVADETTQHIAELVSKQKSKKSGGRSRVLPLKTKQALMTKQRLERQMQLAQPYVPPFIRTNISQLLKEHPDGISGSSFNAIYSRRFGTQIDYNRLRFNNVKELLQSIQDIVHIETIFSGGIRIFSVDMAPQSKQARPAVEQQGKYVVPHLRGLQSSGQNNSLASQDYSKTAEHSSRLVEDKDHRPQTSSLAKRSSPSEREKSSHGHRHHREKPVYADGIPADVKTKLQAVLKRRKAGMFSSRLQREFKDLHNEELPFQKFGFTSIIEFVSALPDIVAIERPNPKGDWVLYDSETSSRSSQSINTQPVPKKDSQPKANTELEKRLVKLLNTYPNGLLSAMLPEVYKQAYGEALSPEWYRFKSIDAMIRSLADRVLKLSYQGHGDVYIFPLSSNKSAGVPDPAPSQPNPQQEVPRPLPPVQASSSHHGHIPPDAVLSGSTFIKQRIPKDPEYLEVYVSNVTHPGKIWVQLKGVSTTDSLEELMDALEEVYCGNEFELYKMPEDYIMVGMPCAVVFPEDQNWHRCTITSAPENQQIVDVYFEDYGNTCSVHRNAVHFLKSKFMKLPAQAIEARLANITMANGKFWTEASKNFLLKLVANQALIAYVTDFKYDYMSICLCDTNGKEDVHINDLLIEECHAKFQPDNMTTEVLNDLQEDLTLEKGLDYAGIEAPTPLMEELTNNMEAMEMESGRRYIKFVRLNLMYDVHLVNYNNTAYLPGTEISAFFWDTNKLRAMLRAKKLIVPNQVVCQEDDPDLFEEFKHFQVKGLMEGEEVKPYTTIYELSSVPVILDGLKHPSLELKNSIKDLIEKFDAEDSYWRGDEPEISYDSESDAMTFDLSLEDLNLMLKAMQFRRHRLLQNMGTLSTFSETTVDEVNEVEIQINAIQEKIKSVSGKEQKKLKMTGESTSKATSHIVRADSDEFIQNCLDNFQVGGGDANHQNQYGAKFEEPRTPNINRVAPFMDAAMATTMTTSAATTGDSSHQATMAGAALPSTQGNFSFGNLGMPMTSQVGMGFPGLGLPLSTQAGNLPGAGVGMPGLSMLPLNQGLLTPQQQQQILAMASMLQAQGAMMPQATMPAMSTGRGAAPFLFPPMMNYPGMSNPMMPQMQPLGRGQPNTTPANPFNPGTKPTGK; encoded by the exons ATGCCAACACAGGGCAAGGCAGATCTCCTTTCGAGTACCAAGAAGAAAGTACGGGCGCTTCTCCTGTCTGCTAAAAATGGATTGCTTCTGCGGGAATTTATAACAGATTACAAAGATCTGATCGGACAGCCGTTCCCATATCGTGAGATTGGATTCCCGACGGTAGAGTCATGCCTGCAGGAAATGAAAGATGTTGTCTGGATACAGCACCAACGCAATGGCGATGTCAAACTCAGGGGTGTTGCCGACGAAACCACGCAACACATCGCAGAGTTGGTGTCGAAACAAAAGTCAAAAAAATCTGGTGGGCGATCACGGGTGCTGCCATTGAAAACGAAGCAAGCTctgatgacaaaacaaagaCTGGAAAGACAGATGCAGCTGGCTCAGCCATATGTCCCTCCGTTTATAAGGACAAATATATCACAGCTTTTGAAAGAACATCCTGATGGTATTTCAGGGAGCTCATTCAATGCTATATATTCTCGACGATTTGGGACCCAGATAGACTACAATCGTCTCAGGTTCAACAATGTTAAGGAACTTTTGCAGAGTATTCAAGATATTGTCCACATTGAAACAATATTTTCCGGAGGCATAAGGATATTCAGCGTGGACATGGCTCCGCAAAGTAAACAAGCGCGTCCAG CAGTTGAGCAACAAGGCAAATATGTTGTTCCACACTTACGAGGACTGCAGAGTTCTGGTCAGAATAACAGCCTAGCTTCTCAAGATTACAGCAAAACTGCAGAACATTCCAGCAGACTAGTCGAAGATAAGGACCACAGACCTCAGACATCTTCCCTTGCTAAGCGAAGTAGTCCAAGTGAGCGTGAGAAGTCATCTCATGGCCACAGGCACCATAGGGAGAAACCTGTTTATGCTGATGGCATTCCTGCTGATGTGAAGACAAAGTTACAGGCA gTGTTGAAAAGAAGGAAAGCTGGAATGTTTTCCAGTCGTCTTCAGAGGGAATTCAAG GACCTTCATAACGAGGAACTGCCGTTCCAAAAGTTTGGTTTCACAAGCATCATCGAGTTTGTGTCAGCGCTGCCTGATATCGTAGCGATCGAGAGACCGAACCCCAAAGGGGACTGGGTGCTGTATGATTCAGAGACCAGCAGCCGAAGCTCACAATCTATAAATACTCAACCTGTTCCAAAGAAGG ATTCACAACCCAAGGCCAATACAGAACTGGAGAAGCGATTGGTAAAACTCCTCAACACATATCCCAATGGTTTGTTGTCAGCCATGCTCCCAGAGGTGTACAAG CAAGCCTATGGCGAGGCCCTGTCTCCAGAATGGTACAGGTTCAAGTCTATTGATGCTATGATACGCAGCCTTGCAGATCGTGTACTGAAACTATCCTATCAAGGACATG GTGACGTCTATATCTTTCCTCTGAGTTCGAACAAGTCAGCAGGTGTTCCAGACCCAGCGCCCTCACAG CCAAATCCCCAGCAAGAGGTCCCAAGGCCGCTTCCACCGGTCCAGGCATCATCTAGTCACCATGGTCATATCCCTCCCGATGCCGTGCTCAGTGGTAGCACGTTTATTAAACAAAGGATACCCAAGGATCCTGAGTACCTGGAAGTGTATGTGTCGAACGTGACGCATCCCGGAAAGATCTGGGTTCAGCTGAAGGGAGTGTCTACCACAGATTCGTTAGAGGAACTCATGGATGCTTTAGA GGAGGTCTACTGCGGCAACGAGTTTGAGCTTTATAAGATGCCAGAGGATTACATCATGGTGGGCATGCCTTGTGCTGTAGTGTTCCCAGAGGATCAGAATTGGCATCGTTGCACCATCACCTCGGCACCCGAGAACCAGCAAATTGTGGAT GTGTATTTCGAAGATTATGGAAACACGTGCAGCGTCCACAGGAATGCCGTCCATTTTCTGAA GTCGAAGTTCATGAAGCTTCCGGCGCAAGCTATTGAAGCAAGACTGGCTAATATCACCATGGCTAATGGG AAATTTTGGACGGAGGCATCGAAAAACTTCCTGTTGAAGTTGGTTGCCAACCAGGCATTGATTGCCTATGTCACAGACTTTAAG TATGACTATATGTCCATTTGTCTGTGCGACACAAATGGCAAAGAAGACGTTCACATTAATGACCTCCTGATTGAGGAATGCCACGCCAAGTTCCAACCAGACAACATGACGACAGAAGTCTTGAATGATCTGCAAGAAGATCTCAC ACTTGAGAAAGGATTGGACTACGCAGGAATAGAAGCCCCTACTCCACTCATGGAAGAACTCACCAACAATATGGAGGCAATGGAAATGGAGAGTGGAAGGCGTTACATCAAATT TGTGCGTTTGAACCTGATGTATGATGTCCATCTAGTCAACTATAACAACACAGCCTACCTCCCTGGGACAGAGATATCAGCTTTCTTCTGGGACACCAACAAGCTTAGGGCTATG CTTCGTGCGAAGAAGTTGATTGTTCCAAATCAAGTTGTTTGCCAGGAGGATGATCCTGACCTCTTTGAAGAGTTCAAGCA TTTCCAAGTGAAAGGTTTGATGGAAGGTGAAGAGGTGAAGCCCTATACAACCATCTATGAGTTATCTTC TGTGCCTGTGATTCTGGATGGCCTCAAACACCCGTCATTAGAATTGAAGAACAGCATCAAGGACTTGATAGAGAAGTTTGATGCCGAGGATTCGTATTGGAGAGGAGATGAGCCTGAAATCAGCTATGACTCGGAGAGTGATGCCATGACATTTGATCTCAGTTTGGAGGATCTCAACCTCATGTTGAAGGCAATGCAGTTTAGGAG ACATCGTCTCCTGCAGAACATGGGTACATTGAGTACATTCTCTGAGACGACCGTTGATGAGGTGAATGAGGTCGAGATCCAGATTAATGCTATCCAGGAGAAGATCAAGTCTGTCTCTGGAAAGGAACAGAAGAAACTGAAGATGACTGGTGAGAGTACCAGTaaggctacat CCCACATAGTGAGAGCAGACTCTGACGAGTTCATACAAAATTGTTTGGATAACTTCCAAGTTGGAGGAGGAGAcgcaaatcatcaaaatcag TACGGTGCCAAATTTGAGGAACCCAGAACACCAAATATAAATCGTGTGGCACCATTTATGGATGCAGCAATGGCTACCACGATGACAACAAGTGCTGCCACAACAGGTGATTCCAGTCACCAGGCCACAATGGCAGGAGCAGCTCTGCCTTCAACTCAAGGAAACTTCAGCTTTGGTAATCTCGGTATGCCGATGACGAGCCAAGTCGGCATGGGATTTCCTGGGTTAGGTTTGCCTCTCTCTACCCAGGCGGGGAACTTGCCAGGGGCTGGTGTGGGGATGCCAGGGCTTTCCATGCTCCCTTTGAACCAGGGTTTACTGACACCTCAACAGCAACAGCAGATATTGGCCATGGCATCAATGTTACAAGCCCAGGGGGCCATGATGCCACAGGCAACCATGCCAGCAATGAGTACAGGTCGTGGGGCTGCACCATTTTTATTCCCACCTATGATGAATTATCCCGGCATGTCAAATCCTATGATGCCTCAAATGCAGCCGCTTGGGCGTGGGCAGCCAAACACAACTCCGGCAAATCCATTTAATCCTGGTACAAAACCAACAGGAAAGTAA
- the LOC135492855 gene encoding tudor domain-containing protein 5-like isoform X2, protein MPTQGKADLLSSTKKKVRALLLSAKNGLLLREFITDYKDLIGQPFPYREIGFPTVESCLQEMKDVVWIQHQRNGDVKLRGVADETTQHIAELVSKQKSKKSGGRSRVLPLKTKQALMTKQRLERQMQLAQPYVPPFIRTNISQLLKEHPDGISGSSFNAIYSRRFGTQIDYNRLRFNNVKELLQSIQDIVHIETIFSGGIRIFSVDMAPQSKQARPVEQQGKYVVPHLRGLQSSGQNNSLASQDYSKTAEHSSRLVEDKDHRPQTSSLAKRSSPSEREKSSHGHRHHREKPVYADGIPADVKTKLQAVLKRRKAGMFSSRLQREFKDLHNEELPFQKFGFTSIIEFVSALPDIVAIERPNPKGDWVLYDSETSSRSSQSINTQPVPKKDSQPKANTELEKRLVKLLNTYPNGLLSAMLPEVYKQAYGEALSPEWYRFKSIDAMIRSLADRVLKLSYQGHGDVYIFPLSSNKSAGVPDPAPSQPNPQQEVPRPLPPVQASSSHHGHIPPDAVLSGSTFIKQRIPKDPEYLEVYVSNVTHPGKIWVQLKGVSTTDSLEELMDALEEVYCGNEFELYKMPEDYIMVGMPCAVVFPEDQNWHRCTITSAPENQQIVDVYFEDYGNTCSVHRNAVHFLKSKFMKLPAQAIEARLANITMANGKFWTEASKNFLLKLVANQALIAYVTDFKYDYMSICLCDTNGKEDVHINDLLIEECHAKFQPDNMTTEVLNDLQEDLTLEKGLDYAGIEAPTPLMEELTNNMEAMEMESGRRYIKFVRLNLMYDVHLVNYNNTAYLPGTEISAFFWDTNKLRAMLRAKKLIVPNQVVCQEDDPDLFEEFKHFQVKGLMEGEEVKPYTTIYELSSVPVILDGLKHPSLELKNSIKDLIEKFDAEDSYWRGDEPEISYDSESDAMTFDLSLEDLNLMLKAMQFRRHRLLQNMGTLSTFSETTVDEVNEVEIQINAIQEKIKSVSGKEQKKLKMTGESTSKATSHIVRADSDEFIQNCLDNFQVGGGDANHQNQYGAKFEEPRTPNINRVAPFMDAAMATTMTTSAATTGDSSHQATMAGAALPSTQGNFSFGNLGMPMTSQVGMGFPGLGLPLSTQAGNLPGAGVGMPGLSMLPLNQGLLTPQQQQQILAMASMLQAQGAMMPQATMPAMSTGRGAAPFLFPPMMNYPGMSNPMMPQMQPLGRGQPNTTPANPFNPGTKPTGK, encoded by the exons ATGCCAACACAGGGCAAGGCAGATCTCCTTTCGAGTACCAAGAAGAAAGTACGGGCGCTTCTCCTGTCTGCTAAAAATGGATTGCTTCTGCGGGAATTTATAACAGATTACAAAGATCTGATCGGACAGCCGTTCCCATATCGTGAGATTGGATTCCCGACGGTAGAGTCATGCCTGCAGGAAATGAAAGATGTTGTCTGGATACAGCACCAACGCAATGGCGATGTCAAACTCAGGGGTGTTGCCGACGAAACCACGCAACACATCGCAGAGTTGGTGTCGAAACAAAAGTCAAAAAAATCTGGTGGGCGATCACGGGTGCTGCCATTGAAAACGAAGCAAGCTctgatgacaaaacaaagaCTGGAAAGACAGATGCAGCTGGCTCAGCCATATGTCCCTCCGTTTATAAGGACAAATATATCACAGCTTTTGAAAGAACATCCTGATGGTATTTCAGGGAGCTCATTCAATGCTATATATTCTCGACGATTTGGGACCCAGATAGACTACAATCGTCTCAGGTTCAACAATGTTAAGGAACTTTTGCAGAGTATTCAAGATATTGTCCACATTGAAACAATATTTTCCGGAGGCATAAGGATATTCAGCGTGGACATGGCTCCGCAAAGTAAACAAGCGCGTCCAG TTGAGCAACAAGGCAAATATGTTGTTCCACACTTACGAGGACTGCAGAGTTCTGGTCAGAATAACAGCCTAGCTTCTCAAGATTACAGCAAAACTGCAGAACATTCCAGCAGACTAGTCGAAGATAAGGACCACAGACCTCAGACATCTTCCCTTGCTAAGCGAAGTAGTCCAAGTGAGCGTGAGAAGTCATCTCATGGCCACAGGCACCATAGGGAGAAACCTGTTTATGCTGATGGCATTCCTGCTGATGTGAAGACAAAGTTACAGGCA gTGTTGAAAAGAAGGAAAGCTGGAATGTTTTCCAGTCGTCTTCAGAGGGAATTCAAG GACCTTCATAACGAGGAACTGCCGTTCCAAAAGTTTGGTTTCACAAGCATCATCGAGTTTGTGTCAGCGCTGCCTGATATCGTAGCGATCGAGAGACCGAACCCCAAAGGGGACTGGGTGCTGTATGATTCAGAGACCAGCAGCCGAAGCTCACAATCTATAAATACTCAACCTGTTCCAAAGAAGG ATTCACAACCCAAGGCCAATACAGAACTGGAGAAGCGATTGGTAAAACTCCTCAACACATATCCCAATGGTTTGTTGTCAGCCATGCTCCCAGAGGTGTACAAG CAAGCCTATGGCGAGGCCCTGTCTCCAGAATGGTACAGGTTCAAGTCTATTGATGCTATGATACGCAGCCTTGCAGATCGTGTACTGAAACTATCCTATCAAGGACATG GTGACGTCTATATCTTTCCTCTGAGTTCGAACAAGTCAGCAGGTGTTCCAGACCCAGCGCCCTCACAG CCAAATCCCCAGCAAGAGGTCCCAAGGCCGCTTCCACCGGTCCAGGCATCATCTAGTCACCATGGTCATATCCCTCCCGATGCCGTGCTCAGTGGTAGCACGTTTATTAAACAAAGGATACCCAAGGATCCTGAGTACCTGGAAGTGTATGTGTCGAACGTGACGCATCCCGGAAAGATCTGGGTTCAGCTGAAGGGAGTGTCTACCACAGATTCGTTAGAGGAACTCATGGATGCTTTAGA GGAGGTCTACTGCGGCAACGAGTTTGAGCTTTATAAGATGCCAGAGGATTACATCATGGTGGGCATGCCTTGTGCTGTAGTGTTCCCAGAGGATCAGAATTGGCATCGTTGCACCATCACCTCGGCACCCGAGAACCAGCAAATTGTGGAT GTGTATTTCGAAGATTATGGAAACACGTGCAGCGTCCACAGGAATGCCGTCCATTTTCTGAA GTCGAAGTTCATGAAGCTTCCGGCGCAAGCTATTGAAGCAAGACTGGCTAATATCACCATGGCTAATGGG AAATTTTGGACGGAGGCATCGAAAAACTTCCTGTTGAAGTTGGTTGCCAACCAGGCATTGATTGCCTATGTCACAGACTTTAAG TATGACTATATGTCCATTTGTCTGTGCGACACAAATGGCAAAGAAGACGTTCACATTAATGACCTCCTGATTGAGGAATGCCACGCCAAGTTCCAACCAGACAACATGACGACAGAAGTCTTGAATGATCTGCAAGAAGATCTCAC ACTTGAGAAAGGATTGGACTACGCAGGAATAGAAGCCCCTACTCCACTCATGGAAGAACTCACCAACAATATGGAGGCAATGGAAATGGAGAGTGGAAGGCGTTACATCAAATT TGTGCGTTTGAACCTGATGTATGATGTCCATCTAGTCAACTATAACAACACAGCCTACCTCCCTGGGACAGAGATATCAGCTTTCTTCTGGGACACCAACAAGCTTAGGGCTATG CTTCGTGCGAAGAAGTTGATTGTTCCAAATCAAGTTGTTTGCCAGGAGGATGATCCTGACCTCTTTGAAGAGTTCAAGCA TTTCCAAGTGAAAGGTTTGATGGAAGGTGAAGAGGTGAAGCCCTATACAACCATCTATGAGTTATCTTC TGTGCCTGTGATTCTGGATGGCCTCAAACACCCGTCATTAGAATTGAAGAACAGCATCAAGGACTTGATAGAGAAGTTTGATGCCGAGGATTCGTATTGGAGAGGAGATGAGCCTGAAATCAGCTATGACTCGGAGAGTGATGCCATGACATTTGATCTCAGTTTGGAGGATCTCAACCTCATGTTGAAGGCAATGCAGTTTAGGAG ACATCGTCTCCTGCAGAACATGGGTACATTGAGTACATTCTCTGAGACGACCGTTGATGAGGTGAATGAGGTCGAGATCCAGATTAATGCTATCCAGGAGAAGATCAAGTCTGTCTCTGGAAAGGAACAGAAGAAACTGAAGATGACTGGTGAGAGTACCAGTaaggctacat CCCACATAGTGAGAGCAGACTCTGACGAGTTCATACAAAATTGTTTGGATAACTTCCAAGTTGGAGGAGGAGAcgcaaatcatcaaaatcag TACGGTGCCAAATTTGAGGAACCCAGAACACCAAATATAAATCGTGTGGCACCATTTATGGATGCAGCAATGGCTACCACGATGACAACAAGTGCTGCCACAACAGGTGATTCCAGTCACCAGGCCACAATGGCAGGAGCAGCTCTGCCTTCAACTCAAGGAAACTTCAGCTTTGGTAATCTCGGTATGCCGATGACGAGCCAAGTCGGCATGGGATTTCCTGGGTTAGGTTTGCCTCTCTCTACCCAGGCGGGGAACTTGCCAGGGGCTGGTGTGGGGATGCCAGGGCTTTCCATGCTCCCTTTGAACCAGGGTTTACTGACACCTCAACAGCAACAGCAGATATTGGCCATGGCATCAATGTTACAAGCCCAGGGGGCCATGATGCCACAGGCAACCATGCCAGCAATGAGTACAGGTCGTGGGGCTGCACCATTTTTATTCCCACCTATGATGAATTATCCCGGCATGTCAAATCCTATGATGCCTCAAATGCAGCCGCTTGGGCGTGGGCAGCCAAACACAACTCCGGCAAATCCATTTAATCCTGGTACAAAACCAACAGGAAAGTAA
- the LOC135492855 gene encoding tudor domain-containing protein 5-like isoform X3: protein MPTQGKADLLSSTKKKVRALLLSAKNGLLLREFITDYKDLIGQPFPYREIGFPTVESCLQEMKDVVWIQHQRNGDVKLRGVADETTQHIAELVSKQKSKKSGGRSRVLPLKTKQALMTKQRLERQMQLAQPYVPPFIRTNISQLLKEHPDGISGSSFNAIYSRRFGTQIDYNRLRFNNVKELLQSIQDIVHIETIFSGGIRIFSVDMAPQSKQARPAVEQQGKYVVPHLRGLQSSGQNNSLASQDYSKTAEHSSRLVEDKDHRPQTSSLAKRSSPSEREKSSHGHRHHREKPVYADGIPADVKTKLQAVLKRRKAGMFSSRLQREFKDLHNEELPFQKFGFTSIIEFVSALPDIVAIERPNPKGDWVLYDSETSSRSSQSINTQPVPKKDSQPKANTELEKRLVKLLNTYPNGLLSAMLPEVYKQAYGEALSPEWYRFKSIDAMIRSLADRVLKLSYQGHGRCVLYPLRSAVPNPQQEVPRPLPPVQASSSHHGHIPPDAVLSGSTFIKQRIPKDPEYLEVYVSNVTHPGKIWVQLKGVSTTDSLEELMDALEEVYCGNEFELYKMPEDYIMVGMPCAVVFPEDQNWHRCTITSAPENQQIVDVYFEDYGNTCSVHRNAVHFLKSKFMKLPAQAIEARLANITMANGKFWTEASKNFLLKLVANQALIAYVTDFKYDYMSICLCDTNGKEDVHINDLLIEECHAKFQPDNMTTEVLNDLQEDLTLEKGLDYAGIEAPTPLMEELTNNMEAMEMESGRRYIKFVRLNLMYDVHLVNYNNTAYLPGTEISAFFWDTNKLRAMLRAKKLIVPNQVVCQEDDPDLFEEFKHFQVKGLMEGEEVKPYTTIYELSSVPVILDGLKHPSLELKNSIKDLIEKFDAEDSYWRGDEPEISYDSESDAMTFDLSLEDLNLMLKAMQFRRHRLLQNMGTLSTFSETTVDEVNEVEIQINAIQEKIKSVSGKEQKKLKMTGESTSKATSHIVRADSDEFIQNCLDNFQVGGGDANHQNQYGAKFEEPRTPNINRVAPFMDAAMATTMTTSAATTGDSSHQATMAGAALPSTQGNFSFGNLGMPMTSQVGMGFPGLGLPLSTQAGNLPGAGVGMPGLSMLPLNQGLLTPQQQQQILAMASMLQAQGAMMPQATMPAMSTGRGAAPFLFPPMMNYPGMSNPMMPQMQPLGRGQPNTTPANPFNPGTKPTGK from the exons ATGCCAACACAGGGCAAGGCAGATCTCCTTTCGAGTACCAAGAAGAAAGTACGGGCGCTTCTCCTGTCTGCTAAAAATGGATTGCTTCTGCGGGAATTTATAACAGATTACAAAGATCTGATCGGACAGCCGTTCCCATATCGTGAGATTGGATTCCCGACGGTAGAGTCATGCCTGCAGGAAATGAAAGATGTTGTCTGGATACAGCACCAACGCAATGGCGATGTCAAACTCAGGGGTGTTGCCGACGAAACCACGCAACACATCGCAGAGTTGGTGTCGAAACAAAAGTCAAAAAAATCTGGTGGGCGATCACGGGTGCTGCCATTGAAAACGAAGCAAGCTctgatgacaaaacaaagaCTGGAAAGACAGATGCAGCTGGCTCAGCCATATGTCCCTCCGTTTATAAGGACAAATATATCACAGCTTTTGAAAGAACATCCTGATGGTATTTCAGGGAGCTCATTCAATGCTATATATTCTCGACGATTTGGGACCCAGATAGACTACAATCGTCTCAGGTTCAACAATGTTAAGGAACTTTTGCAGAGTATTCAAGATATTGTCCACATTGAAACAATATTTTCCGGAGGCATAAGGATATTCAGCGTGGACATGGCTCCGCAAAGTAAACAAGCGCGTCCAG CAGTTGAGCAACAAGGCAAATATGTTGTTCCACACTTACGAGGACTGCAGAGTTCTGGTCAGAATAACAGCCTAGCTTCTCAAGATTACAGCAAAACTGCAGAACATTCCAGCAGACTAGTCGAAGATAAGGACCACAGACCTCAGACATCTTCCCTTGCTAAGCGAAGTAGTCCAAGTGAGCGTGAGAAGTCATCTCATGGCCACAGGCACCATAGGGAGAAACCTGTTTATGCTGATGGCATTCCTGCTGATGTGAAGACAAAGTTACAGGCA gTGTTGAAAAGAAGGAAAGCTGGAATGTTTTCCAGTCGTCTTCAGAGGGAATTCAAG GACCTTCATAACGAGGAACTGCCGTTCCAAAAGTTTGGTTTCACAAGCATCATCGAGTTTGTGTCAGCGCTGCCTGATATCGTAGCGATCGAGAGACCGAACCCCAAAGGGGACTGGGTGCTGTATGATTCAGAGACCAGCAGCCGAAGCTCACAATCTATAAATACTCAACCTGTTCCAAAGAAGG ATTCACAACCCAAGGCCAATACAGAACTGGAGAAGCGATTGGTAAAACTCCTCAACACATATCCCAATGGTTTGTTGTCAGCCATGCTCCCAGAGGTGTACAAG CAAGCCTATGGCGAGGCCCTGTCTCCAGAATGGTACAGGTTCAAGTCTATTGATGCTATGATACGCAGCCTTGCAGATCGTGTACTGAAACTATCCTATCAAGGACATG GTCGTTGTGTTTTATACCCTTTGAGGTCCGCTGTG CCAAATCCCCAGCAAGAGGTCCCAAGGCCGCTTCCACCGGTCCAGGCATCATCTAGTCACCATGGTCATATCCCTCCCGATGCCGTGCTCAGTGGTAGCACGTTTATTAAACAAAGGATACCCAAGGATCCTGAGTACCTGGAAGTGTATGTGTCGAACGTGACGCATCCCGGAAAGATCTGGGTTCAGCTGAAGGGAGTGTCTACCACAGATTCGTTAGAGGAACTCATGGATGCTTTAGA GGAGGTCTACTGCGGCAACGAGTTTGAGCTTTATAAGATGCCAGAGGATTACATCATGGTGGGCATGCCTTGTGCTGTAGTGTTCCCAGAGGATCAGAATTGGCATCGTTGCACCATCACCTCGGCACCCGAGAACCAGCAAATTGTGGAT GTGTATTTCGAAGATTATGGAAACACGTGCAGCGTCCACAGGAATGCCGTCCATTTTCTGAA GTCGAAGTTCATGAAGCTTCCGGCGCAAGCTATTGAAGCAAGACTGGCTAATATCACCATGGCTAATGGG AAATTTTGGACGGAGGCATCGAAAAACTTCCTGTTGAAGTTGGTTGCCAACCAGGCATTGATTGCCTATGTCACAGACTTTAAG TATGACTATATGTCCATTTGTCTGTGCGACACAAATGGCAAAGAAGACGTTCACATTAATGACCTCCTGATTGAGGAATGCCACGCCAAGTTCCAACCAGACAACATGACGACAGAAGTCTTGAATGATCTGCAAGAAGATCTCAC ACTTGAGAAAGGATTGGACTACGCAGGAATAGAAGCCCCTACTCCACTCATGGAAGAACTCACCAACAATATGGAGGCAATGGAAATGGAGAGTGGAAGGCGTTACATCAAATT TGTGCGTTTGAACCTGATGTATGATGTCCATCTAGTCAACTATAACAACACAGCCTACCTCCCTGGGACAGAGATATCAGCTTTCTTCTGGGACACCAACAAGCTTAGGGCTATG CTTCGTGCGAAGAAGTTGATTGTTCCAAATCAAGTTGTTTGCCAGGAGGATGATCCTGACCTCTTTGAAGAGTTCAAGCA TTTCCAAGTGAAAGGTTTGATGGAAGGTGAAGAGGTGAAGCCCTATACAACCATCTATGAGTTATCTTC TGTGCCTGTGATTCTGGATGGCCTCAAACACCCGTCATTAGAATTGAAGAACAGCATCAAGGACTTGATAGAGAAGTTTGATGCCGAGGATTCGTATTGGAGAGGAGATGAGCCTGAAATCAGCTATGACTCGGAGAGTGATGCCATGACATTTGATCTCAGTTTGGAGGATCTCAACCTCATGTTGAAGGCAATGCAGTTTAGGAG ACATCGTCTCCTGCAGAACATGGGTACATTGAGTACATTCTCTGAGACGACCGTTGATGAGGTGAATGAGGTCGAGATCCAGATTAATGCTATCCAGGAGAAGATCAAGTCTGTCTCTGGAAAGGAACAGAAGAAACTGAAGATGACTGGTGAGAGTACCAGTaaggctacat CCCACATAGTGAGAGCAGACTCTGACGAGTTCATACAAAATTGTTTGGATAACTTCCAAGTTGGAGGAGGAGAcgcaaatcatcaaaatcag TACGGTGCCAAATTTGAGGAACCCAGAACACCAAATATAAATCGTGTGGCACCATTTATGGATGCAGCAATGGCTACCACGATGACAACAAGTGCTGCCACAACAGGTGATTCCAGTCACCAGGCCACAATGGCAGGAGCAGCTCTGCCTTCAACTCAAGGAAACTTCAGCTTTGGTAATCTCGGTATGCCGATGACGAGCCAAGTCGGCATGGGATTTCCTGGGTTAGGTTTGCCTCTCTCTACCCAGGCGGGGAACTTGCCAGGGGCTGGTGTGGGGATGCCAGGGCTTTCCATGCTCCCTTTGAACCAGGGTTTACTGACACCTCAACAGCAACAGCAGATATTGGCCATGGCATCAATGTTACAAGCCCAGGGGGCCATGATGCCACAGGCAACCATGCCAGCAATGAGTACAGGTCGTGGGGCTGCACCATTTTTATTCCCACCTATGATGAATTATCCCGGCATGTCAAATCCTATGATGCCTCAAATGCAGCCGCTTGGGCGTGGGCAGCCAAACACAACTCCGGCAAATCCATTTAATCCTGGTACAAAACCAACAGGAAAGTAA